The following are encoded together in the Primulina tabacum isolate GXHZ01 chromosome 18, ASM2559414v2, whole genome shotgun sequence genome:
- the LOC142533659 gene encoding serine/arginine-rich splicing factor RSZ22A-like isoform X1, which produces MSRVYVGNLDPRVTERELEDEFRVFGVIRSVWVARRPPGYAFVDFDDRRDAQDAIKELDAGKNGWRVELSHNSRGGGGGGGGGGGGGGGGGRGRSGSDLKCYECGEPGHFARECRMRGGSGRRRSRSPPSRYRRSPSYGRSPRGGRSPRRRSLSPRARSYSRSPIRGRDEVPYANGNGVRAERRRSRS; this is translated from the exons ATGTCTCGAGTGTATGTTGGAAATTTGGACCCTCGAGTCACCGAGCGCGAGCTTGAGGATGAATTTCGAGTGTTTGGTGTCATCAGAAG CGTGTGGGTTGCAAGGAGACCCCCTGGTTATGCTTTCGTTGATTTTGACGACCGAAGAGATGCACAAGATGCCATCAAGGAACTTGATG CAGGAAAAAATGGCTGGAGAGTTGAGCTTTCACACAACTCCAGAGGTGGTggcggaggtggtggtggtggtggtggtggtggaggtggtggcgGTCGCGGTCGTTCTGGTTCAGATTTGAAATGCTATGAATGTGGTGAGCCTGGCCATTTTGCCCGTGAGTGCCGAATGCGGGGAGGTTCTGGAAGACGTAGGAGTCGCAGCCCTCCTTCTAGATATCGCAGGAGCCCAAGTTATGGTCGAAG TCCTCGTGGTGGTCGTTCACCCAGACGTCGCAGTTTGTCACCCAGGGCTCGCAGCTACAGCAGGTCACCAATTCGTGGACGAGATGAAGTGCCATATGCGAATGG AAATGGCGTCAGGGCCGAAAGACGTAGAAGCAGGAGCTGA
- the LOC142533838 gene encoding LRR receptor-like serine/threonine-protein kinase FEI 1, whose protein sequence is MGKFLLHHICILLLFSLAIEVGALSPDGQALVNFRTAIISSDNVLLQWRPEDDDPCGWKGVTCDLKSKRVTTLSLSNHKLSGPIASDIGKLENLQFLALHDNNLYGSIPPELGNCTQLQSVFLQGNYLSGSIPTELGNLSQLQSLDLSSNSLSGSIPSSLGNLGKLSTFNVSTNFLVGPIPSDGVLANFHNDSFVGNLELCGKQIQICKNSDGSTVLTQPATSAQSQAKKKYSGRLLISALATVGALLLVALMCFWGCFLYKRLGKNQGKGLAMDVSGGASIVMFHGDLPYTSKDIIKKLENLNEEHIIGAGGFGTVYKLVMDDGNVFALKRIVKVNEGFDRFFERELEILGSIKHRYLVNLRGYCNSPTSKLLIYDFLTGGSLDEALHERAEQLDWVARLNIIVGASKGLAYLHHDCSPRIIHRDIKSSNILLDGNFGARVSDFGLAKLLEDDESHITTIVAGTFGYLAPEYMQSGRATEKTDVYSFGVLVLEILSGKRPTDASFIEKGLNIVGWLNYLVTENRQQEIVDPHCEGVQIESLEAILSIAIQCVSSNPDDRPTMHKVVQILESEILTPCPSDFYDSSSD, encoded by the exons ATGGGCAAGTTCCTGTTGCACCATATATGCATCCTGTTGCTTTTCAGTCTGGCCATAGAAGTTGGAGCACTCAGTCCTGATG GTCAGGCGCTTGTCAACTTTAGGACAGCCATAATTAGTTCAGACAATGTTCTGCTGCAATGGAGACCGGAGGATGATGACCCATGCGGGTGGAAGGGAGTAACATGTGATCTCAAATCGAAAAGAGTTACAACCTT GAGCCTCTCTAACCACAAATTGAGTGGACCCATAGCATCAGATATTGGAAAGTTAGAGAACCTGCAATTTCT AGCTCTTCATGACAACAATTTGTATGGGTCAATTCCTCCGGAACTTGGAAACTGTACACAATTGCAATCAGT ATTTTTGCAGGGAAACTACTTAAGTGGATCGATTCCCACTGAGTTGGGAAACCTTTCTCAGCTTCAAAGTTT GGATCTTTCTAGCAATTCTCTGAGTGGAAGTATTCCTTCTTCGCTCGGGAACTTAGGCAAGCTTTCAACATT CAATGTATCGACAAACTTTCTGGTGGGACCTATTCCCTCTGATGGTGTACTTGCCAACTTTCACAATGATTC ATTTGTCGGGAACCTTGAATTGTGTGGCAAGCAAATTCAAATATGTAAGAACAGTGATGGTTCTACCGTATTGACTCAGCCTGCAACTTCAG CGCAAAGCCAAGCCAAGAAGAAATATTCAGGGCGGCTTCTTATAAGTGCACTGGCCACTGTTGGTGCCTTGCTTCTGGTAGCACTTATGTGCTTCTGGGGTTGTTTTCTGTATAAGAGACTTGGTAAAAACCAAGGGAAAGGTCTTGCTATGGATGTTAGCGGAG GAGCATCAATTGTGATGTTTCATGGAGATCTGCCTTATACTTCAAAGGATATCATCAAAAAGCTAGAGAACTTGAATGAAGAGCATATAATTGGGGCGGGGGGTTTTGGAACTGTGTACAAGCTTGTAATGGATGATGGCAATGTATTTGCTTTGAAAAGAATTGTGAAGGTAAACGAGGGATTTGATCGCTTTTTTGAACGGGAACTTGAAATTCTTGGAAGCATCAAACATAGGTATCTTGTGAACCTTCGAGGATATTGCAATTCTCCAACATCCAAATTGCTAATATATGATTTCCTAACTGGAGGCAGCCTAGATGAAGCTCTTCATG AGAGGGCTGAGCAACTAGATTGGGTTGCTCGTTTGAATATCATTGTGGGAGCTTCAAAAGGCCTTGCCTATCTGCATCATGACTGTTCTCCTCGAATTATCCACCGTGATATCAAGTCGAGCAACATTTTACTAGATGGGAATTTTGGAGCTCGAGTCTCTGACTTTGGACTGGCAAAACTACTGGAGGATGATGAATCCCACATTACAACCATTGTTGCTGGCACATTTGGATATCTGGCTCCAG AGTATATGCAGAGTGGCAGAGCTACTGAAAAGACTGATGTTTATAGTTTTGGTGTTCTGGTGCTTGAAATTCTGAGTGGAAAAAGGCCAACTGATGCCTCCTTCATTGAGAAGGGTCTCAATATTGTTGGATGG TTAAACTATCTAGTTACAGAAAACAGACAGCAAGAAATTGTTGATCCACACTGCGAAGGAGTGCAAATAGAAAGCCTCGAGGCCATACTGTCAATTGCCATCCAATGTGTTTCTTCAAACCCTGACGATCGCCCCACCATGCACAAAGTTGTCCAAATACTTGAATCTGAGATATTGACACCCTGCCCCAGCGATTTTTACGACTCAAGTTCTGATTGA
- the LOC142532449 gene encoding xyloglucan endotransglucosylase/hydrolase protein 3-like produces the protein MDFIIALTIILGVLPMKSNGANNSFGQYYTYLWGTDHFWVDPQGTEVQLKMDKQSGAGFKSKSDFGSGSFLIKLKTPDKKTKGIVTSFYLTSDPDDGKPAGNHFELDFEFWGVDNRLQTNVFNNDGGNREQRFHLWFDPSKDFHTYQIIWNSHQIVFMVDNIPIRVFKNNTAKGVTFPNKSMHVEASIWNAPFAGSPVTWSQAPFIAHYRDFGLDACSAPAGSEDISHCSSQRYFWNKPEYWELSAEQRQKMNRHRKSYMFYDYCASKTTRKPECSLNEQFVEK, from the exons atggaTTTCATAATTGCATTAACCATTATTCTTGGTGTTCTTCCAATGAAATCAAATGGAGCAAATAATAGTTTTGGTCAatattatacatatttatgGGGTACTGATCATTTCTGGGTTGATCCTCAAGGAACTGAGGTGCAACTTAAGATGGACAAACAATCAG GTGCTGGATTTAAGTCGAAATCGGATTTCGGATCCGGGTCGTTCCTTATAAAGTTGAAGACACCAGATAAGAAAACAAAGGGGATTGTTACATCCTTCTAT TTGACTTCGGACCCAGATGATGGTAAACCTGCAGGGAACCATTTCGAGCTCGATTTCGAGTTTTGGGGTGTGGACAACAGGTTACAAACGAATGTTTTCAATAACGATGGTGGGAACAGGGAGCAACGTTTCCATCTTTGGTTTGATCCATCCAAAGATTTTCATACTTACCAAATTATTTGGAACTCGCACCAGATAGT ATTCATGGTGGATAACATTCCCATAAGAGTATTCAAGAACAATACTGCAAAAGGAGTGACTTTTCCAAACAAGTCAATGCATGTAGAAGCGAGCATATGGAATGCTCCATTCGCCGGATCACCGGTTACATGGAGCCAAGCCCCTTTCATAGCTCATTATCGAGATTTCGGTTTGGATGCATGCTCGGCCCCGGCTGGATCCGAGGATATTTCGCATTGTTCTTCGCAGCGGTATTTTTGGAACAAGCCTGAATATTGGGAGCTAAGTGCAGAACAAAGACAAAAAATGAATAGACACAGAAAATCTTACATGTTTTATGACTATTGTGCCAGTAAGACTACTAGGAAGCCTGAATGCTCACTTAATGAGCAGTTTGTTGAAAAGTAA
- the LOC142533658 gene encoding LOW QUALITY PROTEIN: pentatricopeptide repeat-containing protein At1g34160-like (The sequence of the model RefSeq protein was modified relative to this genomic sequence to represent the inferred CDS: deleted 1 base in 1 codon), whose product MGYVVERMITTSTARLQQIHAHLLTTGLFHFYPSRSKFLDSCAGSALPYAAAIFTRIPLPLTNDWNAIIRGHAQSHHPINALATCLAMLRASCRPDALTCSFFLKACARALAATEAFQMHARVLKSGFQADVLLQTTLLDAQAKCGELDNALKLFYEMSSKDIASWNALISGLAQGNRPFDALELFKEMGTGCGMMPNEVTVLGALSACSQLGAVREGDGVYEYIRNNRLDENVIVCNAVIDMYAKCGFVDKAYSVFDGMKCRRSVITWNTMIMGFAMDGDGVRAIQLFNCMDGGRLGGPMPDDVTYLAALCACNHAGMVEEGLRVFRLMDRHRVRKNVKHYGSVVDLLGRAGRLDEAYEIIVCMPVFPDAVLWQTLLGASKTHGNVEMAENASRNLVEMGSSTCGDFVLLSNVYAAQKRWNDVGKVRGAMMSRDVKKIPGFSYIEVNGAIFKFFNGDKGHPNWRQIYWKLEEISIQLRDFGYVPQTNFVLHDIGDEEKENVLCYHSEKLAVAFGLISTDEGTSLNIYKNLRICGDCHVLIKLISKLYSRKIIVRDRTRFHRFEEGSCSCGDYW is encoded by the exons ATGGGGTACGTGGTGGAGCGGATGATTACTACCTCTACCGCACGCTTGCAACAGATCCACGCCCACCTCCTCACGACGGGGCTTTTCCATTTTTACCCCTCCCGCTCTAAATTTCTCGACTCTTGCGCTGGTTCCGCTCTCCCCTATGCTGCCGCTATCTTCACCAGGATTCCTCTCCCTCTCACCAATGACTGGAACGCCATTATTCGAGGCCACGCCCAGAGCCACCATCCCATCAACGCTCTCGCCACCTGTCTTGCCATGCTACGTGCTTCATGCAGACCCGACGCTCTCACCTGCTCCTTCTTCCTCAAGGCCTGCGCCCGGGCTTTGGCGGCAACCGAGGCTTTTCAAATGCATGCTCGAGTTCTCAAATCCGGGTTCCAGGCTGATGTTTTGCTGCAAACTACATTACTCGATGCGCAAGCTAAATGTGGGGAGTTGGACAATGCGCTCAAACTGTTTTATGAAATGTCGAGTAAAGATATCGCCAGTTGGAACGCTCTTATTTCTGGGCTGGCGCAAGGGAATAGACCCTTTGACGCTCTGGAGTTGTTTAAGGAAATGGGGACAGGG TGTGGGATGATGCCCAATGAGGTCACGGTTCTTGGTGCACTCTCCGCATGCTCGCAGCTCGGtgcagtcagagagggtgatggAGTTTATGAGTACATTAGAAACAATAGGTTGGATGAGAATGTGATAGTTTGTAATGCGGTGATTGATATGTATGCGAAATGTGGGTTTGTGGATAAGGCATACAGTGTCTTCGACGGAATGAAGTGTCGTAGAAGTGTGATTACATGGAACACCATGATCATGGGCTTTGCAATGGATGGTGATGGAGTGAGAGCGATACAActttttaattgcatggatGGAGGCAGGCTTGGGGGGCCGATGCCGGATGATGTCACTTATTTAGCTGCTTTATGCGCTTGTAATCATGCAGGGATGGTGGAGGAAGGATTGAGGGTTTTCAGGTTGATGGATAGACATAGAGTGCGCAAAAATGTGAAGCATTATGGGAGTGTGGTGGATTTGTTGGGAAGAGCTGGCAGGCTAGACGAGGCATATGAGATTATAGTGTGTATGCCCGTGTTTCCAGATGCAGTGCTTTGGCAAACTCTATTAGGTGCCTCTAAAACACATGGGAATGTTGAAATGGCAGAAAATGCATCAAGAAATCTGGTGGAGATGGGATCGAGTACTTGTGGGGATTTTGTGTTGTTGTCCAATGTGTATGCTGCACAAAAGCGATGGAATGATGTTGGGAAGGTGAGAGGGGCAATGATGAGTCGGGATGTTAAGAAGATTCCTGGATTTAGCTATATTGAAGTGAATGGTGCAATATTCAAGTTTTTTAATGGCGATAAAGGCCATCCAAATTGGAGACAGATTTATTGGAAACTAGAGGAGATCAGTATCCAGCTACGAGATTTTGGATATGTTCCGCAGACTAATTTTGTGCTACATGATATAGGAGATGAGGAAAAGGAGAACGTACTTTGTTACCATAGCGAGAAGTTGGCTGTTGCATTTGGTTTGATTAGTACAGATGAGGGGACCTCCCTTAACATATATAAGAATCTTAGGATATGTGGGGATTGTCATGTGTTGATAAAGCTCATATCAAAACTTTATAGTCGGAAAATTATTGTGAGGGATAGAACTAGATTCCATAGATTCGAGGAGGGGTCTTGCTCCTGTGGAGACTATTGGTAG
- the LOC142533659 gene encoding serine/arginine-rich splicing factor RSZ22A-like isoform X2, which yields MSRVYVGNLDPRVTERELEDEFRVFGVIRSVWVARRPPGYAFVDFDDRRDAQDAIKELDGKNGWRVELSHNSRGGGGGGGGGGGGGGGGGRGRSGSDLKCYECGEPGHFARECRMRGGSGRRRSRSPPSRYRRSPSYGRSPRGGRSPRRRSLSPRARSYSRSPIRGRDEVPYANGNGVRAERRRSRS from the exons ATGTCTCGAGTGTATGTTGGAAATTTGGACCCTCGAGTCACCGAGCGCGAGCTTGAGGATGAATTTCGAGTGTTTGGTGTCATCAGAAG CGTGTGGGTTGCAAGGAGACCCCCTGGTTATGCTTTCGTTGATTTTGACGACCGAAGAGATGCACAAGATGCCATCAAGGAACTTGATG GAAAAAATGGCTGGAGAGTTGAGCTTTCACACAACTCCAGAGGTGGTggcggaggtggtggtggtggtggtggtggtggaggtggtggcgGTCGCGGTCGTTCTGGTTCAGATTTGAAATGCTATGAATGTGGTGAGCCTGGCCATTTTGCCCGTGAGTGCCGAATGCGGGGAGGTTCTGGAAGACGTAGGAGTCGCAGCCCTCCTTCTAGATATCGCAGGAGCCCAAGTTATGGTCGAAG TCCTCGTGGTGGTCGTTCACCCAGACGTCGCAGTTTGTCACCCAGGGCTCGCAGCTACAGCAGGTCACCAATTCGTGGACGAGATGAAGTGCCATATGCGAATGG AAATGGCGTCAGGGCCGAAAGACGTAGAAGCAGGAGCTGA